A stretch of the Papaver somniferum cultivar HN1 chromosome 6, ASM357369v1, whole genome shotgun sequence genome encodes the following:
- the LOC113291804 gene encoding pentatricopeptide repeat-containing protein At2g13600-like, whose translation MSRAKNHLQLLQFLRRKPSITIPIRSKILVRSLSEIVPASYFHERAAFDEYSLCNALKNATFESCNTGKQIHAVIIKNGFHKFTILMTALMNFNLKCGNLRDARDVFDEMSERDVVTWTSMIVGYVQNKRFNESLKLFQKMIEFDVIPNGYSFSGALSACSGLADVKLGKQVHAHVLVSGVLDGNVVLQNSLLNMYSRCKCLASSRNLFDSMMVKEMIAWNEMMSSYLQCELGEEALKLFASMVSQGLKPDKFSYSISVDACASLVSIPQGNQVHGCILKTGFQPDLIIRSSLVNMYAKCGCVDSAKLVFDAMPTKDTLLWTTMISAYGRNGQVEEVLTMFEKMLELKINPDGITYLAVLSSCSHGGMVEKGWKFFRLMTEDNLVSAGPEHYSCMVDLLCRSGHLLEALEFIKEMPLRPSISVWCTFLNSCKLYGDIELAQFASDKILELNPQNSSSFVVLSNMHAAEFGWDETEKIRKTMKNDHVKKEPGCSWVELKNGVHVFLTSDKSHPEVCEILLGVKSLMSKCWIDEEYDLENC comes from the coding sequence ATGTCAAGGgcaaaaaaccatctccaacTGCTTCAATTTCTGCGAAGAAAGCCTTCAATTACAATACCCATTCGCTCAAAGATATTGGTGAGATCGCTGAGCGAGATTGTTCCGGCTTCATACTTTCATGAAAGAGCAGCATTTGATGAGTATTCTCTTTGCAATGCTCTTAAAAATGCAACCTTTGAATCTTGCAACACTGGGAAACAGATTCATGCTGTTATTATTAAGAATGGGTTTCATAAATTCACCATCTTGATGACAGCATTGATGAATTTTAATCTGAAATGTGGGAACTTAAGAGATGCTAGAGATgtgtttgatgaaatgtctgaaagaGATGTTGTTACTTGGACTTCAATGATTGTGGGTTATGTGCAAAACAAACGTTTTAATGAATCATTGAAATTGTTTCAGAAAATGATTGAGTTTGATGTAATTCCTAATGGGTATTCGTTTTCTGGTGCTCTAAGTGCTTGTTCTGGTCTGGCAGATGTTAAGTTGGGTAAGCAAGTTCATGCCCATGTTTTAGTATCAGGTGTTTTGGATGGTAATGTTGTTTTGCAAAATAGTTTGCTTAATATGTATTCAAGATGCAAATGTCTTGCAAGTAGTCGCAACTTGTTTGATTCGATGATGGTGAAAGAGATGATTGCTTGGAATGAAATGATGTCTAGTTATTTGCAGTGTGAACTAGGAGAAGAAGCTTTGAAATTGTTTGCTTCTATGGTTTCTCAGGGTCTAAAACCTGATAAATTCTCATATTCGATATCTGTTGATGCTTGTGCTTCTCTAGTTTCAATTCCACAAGGAAATCAAGTGCATGGTTGCATTCTTAAAACTGGGTTTCAACCAGATTTGATCATTAGGAGTTCTCTCGTGAACATGTATGCAAAATGTGGTTGTGTTGATTCAGCAAAACTTGTATTTGATGCAATGCCAACAAAAGATACACTTCTCTGGACTACCATGATTTCTGCATATGGAAGAAATGGGCAAGTCGAAGAAGTTTTAACGATGTTTGAAAAGATGCTTGAATTGAAAATAAATCCGGATGGAATCACTTACTTAGCAGTTTTATCATCTTGTAGCCATGGAGGTATGGTTGAAAAAGGTTGGAAATTTTTTAGGTTAATGACAGAAGATAACTTGGTATCAGCTGGACCAGAGCATTATTCTTGCATGGTTGATCTTTTATGCCGGAGTGGGCACTTACTGGAAGCCTTGGAATTCATAAAGGAGATGCCTTTGAGACCAAGTATTAGTGTTTGGTGCACCTTTCTTAATTCTTGTAAATTGTACGGAGATATTGAGCTTGCACAGTTTGCATCAGATAAGATTCTTGAATTGAATCCGCAGAATTCAAGCAGTTTCGTGGTACTGTCGAATATGCATGCTGCAGAATTTGGTTGGGATGAAACCGAGAAGATTAGAAAGACAATGAAGAATGACCATGTGAAAAAAGAGCCTGGTTGCAGCTGGGTAGAGCTGAAAAATGGTGTTCATGTCTTTCTGACTTCAGATAAATCCCATCCAGAGGTGTGTGAGATCTTATTAGGTGTAAAATCATTGATGAGTAAATGCTGGATAGACGAAGAATATGACTTAGAGAATTGTTAA
- the LOC113290125 gene encoding accelerated cell death 11-like gives MAEDAKTLRKISVAFKDLADTVDSKTLDVEVAPFSHACSLVSPLFGCLGIAFKFAEMDYVAKVVDLSEASKSIQTLESMLELDIEHKTLKVAGSHSRNLLRVKRGIDMVRVLFEQILVTEGNSLKDPASKAYAQVFAPHHGWAIRKAVAAGMYALPSKAQLLKKLNEDEVSARIEMQNYVAASAPVIQYVDKLFLSRELGIDW, from the exons ATGGCAGAAGATGCAAAAACCTTGAGAAAAATATCAGTAGCTTTTAAAGATCTAGCAGATACTGTTGATTCAAAAACCCTAGATGTTGAAGTTGCACCATTTTCTCATGCTTGTTCACTTGTTTCCCCTCTCTTTGGTTGCTTAGGAATCGCTTTCAAGTTTGCTGAAATGGATTATGTTGCCAAA GTTGTTGATTTATCGGAAGCATCAAAATCAATACAAACATTGGAGTCAATGTTGGAATTAGACATTGAACATAAAACTCTAAAGGTAGCTGGTAGTCATTCCAGAAATCTGTTAAGAGTCAAGCGTGGGATCGATATGGTTAGGGTTTTATTTGAGCAGATTTTAGTTACTGA GGGTAATTCCTTGAAGGATCCAGCATCTAAGGCATATGCCCAGGTATTTGCTCCTCACCATGGATGGGCTATCAGAAAAGCAGTTGCTGCGGGGATGTATGCCCTTCCTTCAAAAGCACAGCTACTGAAAAAGCTAAATGAAGATG AAGTCTCGGCAAGGATTGAAATGCAAAATTACGTTGCAGCATCGGCTCCTGTCATTCAGTATGTTGACAAGCTATTCCTTTCAAGAGAACTGGGCATAGACTGGTGA
- the LOC113286427 gene encoding accelerated cell death 11-like has translation MAKVARRLRNVSAAFIELADTISKNQDVETEDFARASALVAPFLGYLGFAFKFAEMDYVPKVGDLAEASKSFMTLEAMLDRDVEQNTVRLAGSHSRNLLRIKRAIDTIRSFFKLILTTEYGDMSLKDLGIKAYDETLAPYHGWALRKAVHTGMFTLPTKAQFLKKVNQDEASARTDLQSYVDASATVIQYVDKLFLSRELGTEW, from the exons ATGGCTAAAGTAGCAAGACGTTTGCGCAATGTTTCCGCGGCATTCATAGAACTAGCAGATACTATAAGCAAGAACCAAGATGTTGAAACCGAAGATTTCGCCCGTGCCAGTGCTCTTGTTGCTCCTTTCTTGGGTTACTTGGGTTTCGCTTTCAAGTTTGCGGAAATGGATTATGTTCCTAAG GTTGGTGATCTAGCTGAAGCTTCAAAGTCTTTTATGACGTTAGAAGCAATGCTGGATCGAGACGTTGAACAAAACACTGTTAGATTAGCTGGTAGTCATTCAAGAAACCTTCTACGAATCAAACGTGCAATCGATACAATCCGATCTTTCTTCAAGCTGATTTTAACTACGGAATATGG GGACATGTCCTTGAAAGATCTAGGAATTAAGGCTTATGATGAAACTCTTGCTCCTTATCACGGATGGGCCTTGCGGAAAGCCGTACATACCGGGATGTTTACCCTTCCTACAAAGGCACAGTTCTTAAAGAAGGTGAATCAAGACG AGGCCTCGGCAAGAACTGATTTGCAAAGTTATGTTGATGCATCAGCTACTGTCATTCAGTACGTTGACAAGCTTTTCCTTTCAAGGGAGTTGGGTACAGAATGGTGA